From a region of the Ostrinia nubilalis chromosome 18, ilOstNubi1.1, whole genome shotgun sequence genome:
- the LOC135080475 gene encoding AMP deaminase 2 yields the protein MAAGFVGSTKSFPFSFDVDVEEELEDQGRAVTPHLSKRIGSESPTSAVGAEAPRELPNELSAPYEVPQFPIEQIEKKLLIQRQLNVKAAECGQSVRSFAGSEAGGGVLEEAARLRVPDDDEQETILPHFQRVAISGEDTSGVPLEDLQQASSYLVQALEIRKRYMEMSQQSFYAITARFVRSMDADAPANHAPIYKVTKSHIADHMVHPPFKDGKDPWEGPTPPAKGYTIKVDHGVFNLYKKGEDGQEARVPYEYITLQQYIQDKITMCNMISDGPLKSFCYRRLSYLSSKFQLHVLLNELRELASQKAVPHRDFYNIRKVDTHIHAASCMNQKHLLRFIKKTLKKHADEVVTLHKGTPMTLKAVFQSMNLSTYDLTVDMLDVHADRNTFHRFDKFNAKYNPIGESRLREVFLKTDNYMNGKYFARIIKEVASDLEESKYQNAELRLSIYGKSPGEWAKLAKWAIQYDVHSNNVRWLIQIPRLYDIFKSNKIMSNFQEFLSNIFQPLFEVTNDPNSNIELHKFLTHVVGFDSVDDESKPENPMLDLEARAPAQWDDDENPPYAYYLYYMYANMTVLNHFRKEQGLNTFVLRPHCGEAGPVQHLVCGFMLAENISHGLLLRKVPVLQYLYYLAQISIAMSPLSNNSLFLNYHRNPLPEFLARGLCITLSTDDPLQFHFTKEPLMEEYSIAAQVWKLSSCDMCELARNSVLMSGFPHEMKQYWLGPNYMKEGVAGNDITRTNVPDIRVSFRYETLLDELTNIFKALHYPGYANGSATPTTPQPPDLTAPIVSLKRPSLV from the exons GCAGCGAGAGCCCCACCAGCGCGGTGGGGGCGGAGGCGCCGCGGGAGCTGCCCAACGAGCTGTCGGCGCCCTACGAGGTGCCGCAGTTCCCTATCGAGCAGATCGAGAAGAAGCTCCTCATCCAGAGGCAGCTCAATGTCAA AGCGGCAGAATGCGGGCAGTCAGTCCGGTCCTTCGCCGGCAGCGAGGCGGGGGGCGGAGTGCTGGAGGAGGCGGCGCGGCTGCGGGTGCCGGATGATGACGAACAGGAGACCATACTCCCGCATTTTCAGAGAGTGGCCATTAGCGGGGAGGATACTTCTGGG GTGCCCTTAGAAGACTTGCAGCAAGCGTCCTCATACCTGGTGCAGGCGCTGGAAATCCGCAAGAGGTACATGGAGATGTCTCAGCAGAGCTTCTACGCGATCACGGCGAGGTTCGTCCGCAGCATGGATGCGGATGCGCCCGCCAACCACGCGCCCATCTACAAGGTCACCAAGAGCCATATAGCAG ATCACATGGTCCATCCACCCTTCAAGGATGGCAAGGACCCTTGGGAGGGTCCCACGCCCCCTGCGAAAGGCTATACCATCAAAGTGGACCATGGGGTGTTCAACCTGTACAAGAAGGGCGAGGATGGCCAGGAGGCCAGGGTGCCCTACGAGTACATCACCCTGCAGCAGTATATCCAGGATAAGATTACCATGTGCAACATGATCTCAGATGGACCatt GAAATCATTCTGTTACCGTCGTCTTAGTTACCTGTCCTCGAAATTCCAGTTACATGTTCTGCTCAATGAGCTGAGAGAACTTGCCTCTCAGAAGGCAGTACCTCATCGGGATTTCTATAACATCAG GAAAGTGGATACGCACATACACGCAGCATCTTGTATGAACCAGAAACATCTGCTACGGTTCATCAAGAAGACTTTGAAGAAGCACGCCGACGAG GTGGTGACCCTGCACAAAGGCACGCCCATGACGCTGAAGGCGGTGTTCCAGTCAATGAACCTCAGCACTTATGATCTGACTGTAGATATGCTGGACGTGCATGCG GACCGCAACACGTTCCACCGCTTCGACAAGTTCAACGCGAAGTACAACCCCATCGGCGAGAGCCGGCTGCGCGAGGTGTTCCTCAAGACCGACAACTACATGAACGGGAAATACTTCGCTAGGATCATCAAG GAAGTGGCATCAGACTTGGAAGAGAGCAAGTACCAAAACGCAGAGCTGCGGCTGTCCATCTACGGCAAGAGCCCGGGCGAGTGGGCCAAGCTGGCCAAGTGGGCCATCCAGTACGACGTGCACTCCAACAACGTGCGCTGGCTCATCCAGATACCGCGCCTCTA TGATATCTTCAAGTCGAACAAGATAATGTCGAACTTCCAAGAGTTCCTCAGCAACATCTTCCAGCCGCTGTTCGAGGTCACCAACGACCCCAACAGCAACATTGAGCTGCACAAGTTCCTCACG CACGTGGTCGGCTTCGACAGCGTGGACGACGAGTCGAAGCCCGAGAACCCGATGCTGGACCTGGAGGCGCGCGCGCCGGCGCAGTGGGACGACGACGAGAACCCGCCCTACGCGTACTACCTCTACTACATGTACGCCAATATGACCGTGCTCAACCACTTCcgcaa GGAGCAAGGACTGAACACGTTCGTGCTGCGGCCCCACTGCGGCGAGGCGGGCCCGGTGCAGCACCTGGTGTGCGGCTTCATGCTGGCAGAGAACATCTCGCACGGCCTGCTGCTGCGCAAG GTGCCTGTGCTGCAGTACTTGTACTACCTGGCACAGATCTCGATCGCGATGTCGCCGCTCAGCAACAACTCGCTGTTCCTGAACTACCACCGCAACCCGCTGCCCGAGTTCCTGGCTAGAGGGCTCTGCATCACGCTCAGTACCGACGACCCGCTGCAATTCCACTTCACTAAG GAACCGCTGATGGAAGAGTACAGTATCGCGGCTCAAGTGTGGAAGCTGAGCTCGTGCGACATGTGCGAGCTGGCTCGCAACTCGGTGCTGATGTCTGGCTTCCCGCATGAG ATGAAGCAGTACTGGCTGGGCCCCAACTACATGAAGGAGGGCGTGGCCGGCAACGACATCACGCGCACCAACGTGCCCGACATCCGCGTCTCCTTCCGCTACGAGACGCTGCTCGACGAGCTCACCAACATCTTCAAG GCCTTGCACTACCCCGGCTACGCCAACGGCTCGGCCACGCCCACCACGCCGCAGCCGCCCGACCTCACCGCGCCCATCGTCAGCCTCAAGAGACCCTCGCTCGTCTGA